In the genome of Drosophila kikkawai strain 14028-0561.14 chromosome 2R, DkikHiC1v2, whole genome shotgun sequence, the window GAAAGGACGACTTCCCACTTACCCGAAGGTTCCCTGGCCAATTTTCGCCACCTTTTCATATTTGTTGCTCTCGTCGCAGTAGGGAAAGTCATAGTCTTCGATGTACTTCTGCTTCTCCATCAGAGACATAGTGCGGGAGGAGCTGGAGCCTACGCTGGAGGGCGTTGACGGTTGCTGGAGCATGTGGGACATGTGCGCCATGCTGAGATTCACCTCTATAGTCACAAAAAACGCACAATAACTCCGAAACAAGTTGAAAgacaaaagaaaagaaaacagcaacaaatgtGCTCCAGCTGTTGATAAAGGCTAGGGATGGCAAACACGagttaaatgaaaaataagtGTGTACACACTAAAATAATCGCATAATTCAAAAATCGATTAGTCGATTAGCTTTAGTACAAAACAGCTGTTCACAATGTGACCAGATAATTCCactattttccttttttgtgaTATAACCTCGACGACTTTCCGACAAATAAACACAATTTAATGAATAAACTATTGAACGTAGCGCAGGCGGTGCCGCGCCAGTTTGTCCGTGAATATGCCTTCAAGTCCGACCTGAAGATCAAATGGGTGCGACCGGAAAAGATCGCGTGCTTCAAGCCGGAGAAGAGCGGCGATCTGAGCAAGCTGCCACCGCTGAACCCCAACGAGATCCTGCCGGAGTTCAGGGACTGCAAGGAGCTGGAAAAAGCCGATGAGGCTGTAAAGGCCCAGTTCCTGCTGAGCAACAACGCCAGCTACCTGACCACAAAGTTCTACCGCGATGAGATGGTCAAGGAAGTGCAGAGGCACGCTCAGGATTTCGGATCCATGGAAGCCAAGTGTATGTTTGTGGACAGCCAATTCCAATTCCAGTTTGCTAACTCACAGAATTTTAGTGGCCAAAATGACCGCGGTGATTCGCCGCTACCAGGAGCGCATGGACTCGCATCCGCGCGACAAGATGATCAAGGTGCGACTCAAGGAGCTGATAGACAAGCGCAAAAAGTTCCTCAAATACCTGAGACGCTGGGACTATCCACGCTTCGAGTGGATTCTCGAGAGGCTCGACCTGGTGTACAAGCCACCGCC includes:
- the bonsai gene encoding small ribosomal subunit protein uS15m — its product is MNKLLNVAQAVPRQFVREYAFKSDLKIKWVRPEKIACFKPEKSGDLSKLPPLNPNEILPEFRDCKELEKADEAVKAQFLLSNNASYLTTKFYRDEMVKEVQRHAQDFGSMEAKLAKMTAVIRRYQERMDSHPRDKMIKVRLKELIDKRKKFLKYLRRWDYPRFEWILERLDLVYKPPPAQFHWITRKESLQKLTDTYCENLKEERLEAYHKQLQAQQIPFLEEAIKKMQFVRQEQISCDVPVTVTEEHIAESKRQLAQLKELRQAEEAASSQKQNEDGFN